A part of Gallus gallus isolate bGalGal1 chromosome 26, bGalGal1.mat.broiler.GRCg7b, whole genome shotgun sequence genomic DNA contains:
- the USP49 gene encoding ubiquitin carboxyl-terminal hydrolase 49 isoform X1, with protein MDRCKHVGRLRLAQDHSILNPQKWHCMDCQTTESIWACLKCSHVACGRYIEEHALKHFEETRHPLAMEVNDLYVFCYLCEDYVLNDNPEGDLKLLRSSLSAIKSQKHDPSTRSGRTLRSMTLGEDVCSHQRTPQGQSQMLTALWHRRQSLLAKALRTWFGKSSRGQLKLKQKKQMEELERKKEAARRRRQEMKRQLLEELANTPPRKSARLLSHVHRENLIPRKFREVATASPISRQMQSSRFNQFYSIRRKPLMTPGVTGLRNLGNTCYMNSILQVLSHLQKFRECFLTLDLCETEELLAKTVNGKSRLPGRLANGSAANESGRTDKVGSYGTQSLPAGLNGSSSISRSLELIQPKEPRSKHISLCHELHTLFRVMWSGKWALVSPFAMLHSVWSLIPAFRGYDQQDAQEFLCELLDKVQQELESEGTKRRILIPFSQRKLTKQVLKVVNTIFHGQLLSQVTCITCNYKSNTVEPFWDLSLEFPERYHSIEKGIIPVNQAECMLTEMLAKFTETEALEGRIYACDQCNSKRRKSSPKPLVLSEAKKQLMIYRLPQVLRLHLKRFRWSERNHREKIGVHVLFDQVLNMEPYCCRDSLSSLDKETFVYDLSAVVMHHGKGFGSGHYTAYCYNTEGGFWVHCNDSKLNVCSVEEVCKTQAYILFYTQRTVQDKARISEKQLQAQGKGLAAGRGSDHGVCCPVTSGGTLSQNSLWYLL; from the exons ATGGATAGATGCAAACATGTTGGGCGGCTACGACTCGCCCAGGACCATTCAATCCTGAACCCCCAAAAGTGGCACTGCATGGACTGCCAGACAACTGAATCAATCTGGGCTTGTCTGAAGTGCTCCCACGTAGCCTGTGGGAGGTACATCGAGGAGCATGCACTTAAACACTTTGAAGAAACCAGACATCCATTGGCAATGGAAGTTAACGATCTGTATGTATTTTGTTACCTTTGTGAGGATTATGTCTTGAATGATAACCCAGAGGGTGACTTGAAATTGCTGAGAAGTTCTCTGTCAGCAATTAAGAGTCAAAAACATGATCCATCAACAAGAAGTGGGAGGACACTGCGATCCATGACTTTGGGAGAGGATGTGTGCAGCCATCAGAGGACCCCTCAGGGACAGTCTCAAATGCTTACAGCGCTCTGGCACAGGCGCCAGTCTTTGCTTGCCAAGGCGCTGCGGACCTGGTTTGGTAAGAGCTCCAGAGGCCAGCTaaagttaaaacaaaagaaacagatggaggagttggagaggaagaaggaggcAGCCAGGCGGCGACGGCAGGAGATGAAGAGGCAGCTTCTGGAGGAGCTGGCAAACACCCCTCCGAGGAAGAGTGCAAGGCTGCTGTCGCATGTGCACAGAGAGAACTTGATTCCAAGGAAGTTCAGGGAGGTGGCGACCGCTTCCCCTATCTCAAGgcagatgcagagcagcagattcAATCAGTTCTATTCCATCCGGCGTAAGCCTCTGATGACTCCTGGGGTGACGGGTCTAAGGAACCTGGGAAACACATGTTACATGAACTCTATTCTGCAAGTGCTGAGTCACCTCCAGAAATTTAGAGAATGTTTTTTGACGCTTGATCTCTGTGAAACGGAAGAACTCTTGGCCAAAACTGTGAATGGGAAGTCTAGGTTGCCTGGCAGATTGGCAAATGGATCTGCTGCTAATGAGTCAGGGAGGACTGACAAAGTGGGATCATACGGCACACAGAGCTTGCCAGCTGGTTTAAATGGCAGCTCCTCGATAAGCAGGAGTTTAGAACTAATACAACCCAAGGAACCGCGTTCAAAGCACATCTCCCTCTGTCACGAATTGCACACCCTCTTCAGAGTGATGTGGTCTGGCAAGTGGGCGCTTGTGTCCCCGTTTGCCATGCTGCACTCTGTGTGGAGTCTGATCCCGGCGTTCCGAGGTTACGATCAGCAGGACGCTCAGGAGTTCCTATGTGAGCTGTTGGATAaagtgcagcaggagctggagtcAGAAGGAACAAAGCGCAGGATCCTCATCCCTTTCTCGCAGAGGAAGCTCACCAAGCAGGTCCTGAAGGTGGTGAACACCATTTTTCATGGGCAGTTGCTTAGTCAG GTCACCTGTATAACATGCAACTACAAATCCAACACCGTTGAGCCCTTTTGGGATCTTTCCCTGGAGTTTCCCGAGCGCTATCACTCTATTGAGAAAGGGATTATCCCTGTTAACCAGGCAGAGTGCATGCTGACGGAAATGTTGGCCAAGTTCACAGAAACTGAAGCTCTGGAAGGGAGGATATATGCGTGCGACCAATGCAACA gCAAACGACGAAAGTCTTCTCCCAAACCTCTTGTTCTGAGCGAAGCTAAAAAGCAGTTAATGATCTACAGACTACCTCAGGTCCTCCGACTGCACCTTAAACGATTCAG GTGGTCTGAACGCAATCACCGTGAGAAGATTGGGGTCCATGTCCTCTTTGACCAGGTACTAAACATGGAACCTTACTGCTGCAGGGACTCTCTCTCCTCTCTTGACAAAGAGACCTTTGTCTATGACCTCTCCGCTGTGGTGATGCATCATGGTAAAGGGTTTGGCTCAGGACACTACACAGCATATTGCTACAACACAGAGGGAG GCTTTTGGGTCCACTGCAATGACTCCAAACTGAATGTATGCAGCGTGGAGGAGGTGTGCAAAACCCAAGCCTACATTCTTTTTTACACTCAAAGAACCGTGCAGGACAAAGCAAGAATCTCAGAAAAACAACTCCAAGCTCAG
- the USP49 gene encoding ubiquitin carboxyl-terminal hydrolase 49 isoform X2 — MDRCKHVGRLRLAQDHSILNPQKWHCMDCQTTESIWACLKCSHVACGRYIEEHALKHFEETRHPLAMEVNDLYVFCYLCEDYVLNDNPEGDLKLLRSSLSAIKSQKHDPSTRSGRTLRSMTLGEDVCSHQRTPQGQSQMLTALWHRRQSLLAKALRTWFGKSSRGQLKLKQKKQMEELERKKEAARRRRQEMKRQLLEELANTPPRKSARLLSHVHRENLIPRKFREVATASPISRQMQSSRFNQFYSIRRKPLMTPGVTGLRNLGNTCYMNSILQVLSHLQKFRECFLTLDLCETEELLAKTVNGKSRLPGRLANGSAANESGRTDKVGSYGTQSLPAGLNGSSSISRSLELIQPKEPRSKHISLCHELHTLFRVMWSGKWALVSPFAMLHSVWSLIPAFRGYDQQDAQEFLCELLDKVQQELESEGTKRRILIPFSQRKLTKQVLKVVNTIFHGQLLSQVTCITCNYKSNTVEPFWDLSLEFPERYHSIEKGIIPVNQAECMLTEMLAKFTETEALEGRIYACDQCNSKRRKSSPKPLVLSEAKKQLMIYRLPQVLRLHLKRFRWSERNHREKIGVHVLFDQAFGSTAMTPN; from the exons ATGGATAGATGCAAACATGTTGGGCGGCTACGACTCGCCCAGGACCATTCAATCCTGAACCCCCAAAAGTGGCACTGCATGGACTGCCAGACAACTGAATCAATCTGGGCTTGTCTGAAGTGCTCCCACGTAGCCTGTGGGAGGTACATCGAGGAGCATGCACTTAAACACTTTGAAGAAACCAGACATCCATTGGCAATGGAAGTTAACGATCTGTATGTATTTTGTTACCTTTGTGAGGATTATGTCTTGAATGATAACCCAGAGGGTGACTTGAAATTGCTGAGAAGTTCTCTGTCAGCAATTAAGAGTCAAAAACATGATCCATCAACAAGAAGTGGGAGGACACTGCGATCCATGACTTTGGGAGAGGATGTGTGCAGCCATCAGAGGACCCCTCAGGGACAGTCTCAAATGCTTACAGCGCTCTGGCACAGGCGCCAGTCTTTGCTTGCCAAGGCGCTGCGGACCTGGTTTGGTAAGAGCTCCAGAGGCCAGCTaaagttaaaacaaaagaaacagatggaggagttggagaggaagaaggaggcAGCCAGGCGGCGACGGCAGGAGATGAAGAGGCAGCTTCTGGAGGAGCTGGCAAACACCCCTCCGAGGAAGAGTGCAAGGCTGCTGTCGCATGTGCACAGAGAGAACTTGATTCCAAGGAAGTTCAGGGAGGTGGCGACCGCTTCCCCTATCTCAAGgcagatgcagagcagcagattcAATCAGTTCTATTCCATCCGGCGTAAGCCTCTGATGACTCCTGGGGTGACGGGTCTAAGGAACCTGGGAAACACATGTTACATGAACTCTATTCTGCAAGTGCTGAGTCACCTCCAGAAATTTAGAGAATGTTTTTTGACGCTTGATCTCTGTGAAACGGAAGAACTCTTGGCCAAAACTGTGAATGGGAAGTCTAGGTTGCCTGGCAGATTGGCAAATGGATCTGCTGCTAATGAGTCAGGGAGGACTGACAAAGTGGGATCATACGGCACACAGAGCTTGCCAGCTGGTTTAAATGGCAGCTCCTCGATAAGCAGGAGTTTAGAACTAATACAACCCAAGGAACCGCGTTCAAAGCACATCTCCCTCTGTCACGAATTGCACACCCTCTTCAGAGTGATGTGGTCTGGCAAGTGGGCGCTTGTGTCCCCGTTTGCCATGCTGCACTCTGTGTGGAGTCTGATCCCGGCGTTCCGAGGTTACGATCAGCAGGACGCTCAGGAGTTCCTATGTGAGCTGTTGGATAaagtgcagcaggagctggagtcAGAAGGAACAAAGCGCAGGATCCTCATCCCTTTCTCGCAGAGGAAGCTCACCAAGCAGGTCCTGAAGGTGGTGAACACCATTTTTCATGGGCAGTTGCTTAGTCAG GTCACCTGTATAACATGCAACTACAAATCCAACACCGTTGAGCCCTTTTGGGATCTTTCCCTGGAGTTTCCCGAGCGCTATCACTCTATTGAGAAAGGGATTATCCCTGTTAACCAGGCAGAGTGCATGCTGACGGAAATGTTGGCCAAGTTCACAGAAACTGAAGCTCTGGAAGGGAGGATATATGCGTGCGACCAATGCAACA gCAAACGACGAAAGTCTTCTCCCAAACCTCTTGTTCTGAGCGAAGCTAAAAAGCAGTTAATGATCTACAGACTACCTCAGGTCCTCCGACTGCACCTTAAACGATTCAG GTGGTCTGAACGCAATCACCGTGAGAAGATTGGGGTCCATGTCCTCTTTGACCAG GCTTTTGGGTCCACTGCAATGACTCCAAACTGA